A single Meles meles chromosome 20, mMelMel3.1 paternal haplotype, whole genome shotgun sequence DNA region contains:
- the SIRT6 gene encoding NAD-dependent protein deacetylase sirtuin-6 isoform X1 gives MSVNYAAGLSPYADKGKCGLPEIFDPPEELERKVRELAQLVWRSSSVVFHTGAGISTASGIPDFRGPHGVWTMEERGLAPKFDTTFESARPTQTHMALVQLERVGLLRFLVSQNVDGLHVRSGFPRDKLAELHGNMFVEECVKCKTQYVRDTVVGSMGLKATGRLCTVAKARGLRACRGELRDTILDWEDALPDRDLTLADEASRNADLSITLGTSLQIRPSGNLPLATKRRGGRLVIVNLQPTKHDRHADLRIHGYVDEVMTRLMKHLGLEIPAWDGPHVLERALPPLPRPPAPKLEPKEEAPTQLNGPAPASPKPEPSTESCAQHNGSGPASPKRERSDSPVPHRPPKRVKAEVAPS, from the exons ATGTCGGTGAATTACGCGGCGGGACTGTCGCCGTACGCGGACAAGGGCAAGTGTGGCCTCCCCGAG ATCTTCGACCCTCCTGAGGAGTTGGAGCGGAAGGTGCGGGAGCTGGCGCAGCTGGTCTGGCGGTCCTCCAGCGTGGTGTTCCACACAGGTGCCGGCATCAGCACCGCCTCGGGCATCCCTGACTTCAG GGGCCCCCATGGCGTCTGGACAATGGAGGAGCGGGGCCTGGCCCCCAAATTCGACACCACGTTCGAGAGCGCGCGGCCCACGCAGACGCACATGGCGCTGGTGCAGCTGGAGCGCGTGGGCCTGCTCCGCTTCCTGGTCAGCCAGAACGTGGACGGGCTGCACGTGCGCTCCGGCTTCCCCAG GGACAAGCTGGCAGAGCTCCACGGAAACATGTTTGTAGAGGAGTGTGTCAAGTGTAAGAC GCAGTACGTCCGGGACACTGTCGTGGGCAGCATGGGCCTCAAGGCCACGGGCCGGCTCTGCACTGTGGCCAAGGCGAGGGGTCTGCGGGCCTGCAG GGGGGAGCTGCGAGATACCATCCTGGACTGGGAGGACGCCCTGCCTGACCGGGACCTCACTCTCGCTGATGAGGCCAGCAG GAACGCAGACCTGTCCATCACCCTGGGCACCTCGCTGCAAATCCGGCCCAGCGGGAACCTGCCCCTTGCCACCAAGCGCCGAGGAGGCCGACTGGTCATTGTCAACCTTCAGCCCACGAAGCAC GACCGCCATGCTGACCTGCGTATCCATGGCTACGTGGACGAGGTCATGACCAGGCTCATGAAGCACCTGGGCCTGGAGATCCCTGCCTGGGACGGCCCCCACGTGCTGGAGAGGGCGctgccccccctgccccgccctcccGCCCCCAAGCTGGAGCCCAAGGAGGAGGCCCCCACCCAGCTCAATGGCCCAGCACCCGCCAGCCCCAAGCCGGAGCCCTCCACGGAGTCCTGCGCCCAGCACAATGGCTCTGGGCCCGCCAGCCCCAAGAGGGAGCGGTCGGACAGTCCTGTGCCGCACAGGCCCCCCAAAAGGGTGAAGGCCGAGGTGGCCCCCAGCTGA
- the SIRT6 gene encoding NAD-dependent protein deacetylase sirtuin-6 isoform X2, whose amino-acid sequence MEERGLAPKFDTTFESARPTQTHMALVQLERVGLLRFLVSQNVDGLHVRSGFPRDKLAELHGNMFVEECVKCKTQYVRDTVVGSMGLKATGRLCTVAKARGLRACRGELRDTILDWEDALPDRDLTLADEASRNADLSITLGTSLQIRPSGNLPLATKRRGGRLVIVNLQPTKHDRHADLRIHGYVDEVMTRLMKHLGLEIPAWDGPHVLERALPPLPRPPAPKLEPKEEAPTQLNGPAPASPKPEPSTESCAQHNGSGPASPKRERSDSPVPHRPPKRVKAEVAPS is encoded by the exons ATGGAGGAGCGGGGCCTGGCCCCCAAATTCGACACCACGTTCGAGAGCGCGCGGCCCACGCAGACGCACATGGCGCTGGTGCAGCTGGAGCGCGTGGGCCTGCTCCGCTTCCTGGTCAGCCAGAACGTGGACGGGCTGCACGTGCGCTCCGGCTTCCCCAG GGACAAGCTGGCAGAGCTCCACGGAAACATGTTTGTAGAGGAGTGTGTCAAGTGTAAGAC GCAGTACGTCCGGGACACTGTCGTGGGCAGCATGGGCCTCAAGGCCACGGGCCGGCTCTGCACTGTGGCCAAGGCGAGGGGTCTGCGGGCCTGCAG GGGGGAGCTGCGAGATACCATCCTGGACTGGGAGGACGCCCTGCCTGACCGGGACCTCACTCTCGCTGATGAGGCCAGCAG GAACGCAGACCTGTCCATCACCCTGGGCACCTCGCTGCAAATCCGGCCCAGCGGGAACCTGCCCCTTGCCACCAAGCGCCGAGGAGGCCGACTGGTCATTGTCAACCTTCAGCCCACGAAGCAC GACCGCCATGCTGACCTGCGTATCCATGGCTACGTGGACGAGGTCATGACCAGGCTCATGAAGCACCTGGGCCTGGAGATCCCTGCCTGGGACGGCCCCCACGTGCTGGAGAGGGCGctgccccccctgccccgccctcccGCCCCCAAGCTGGAGCCCAAGGAGGAGGCCCCCACCCAGCTCAATGGCCCAGCACCCGCCAGCCCCAAGCCGGAGCCCTCCACGGAGTCCTGCGCCCAGCACAATGGCTCTGGGCCCGCCAGCCCCAAGAGGGAGCGGTCGGACAGTCCTGTGCCGCACAGGCCCCCCAAAAGGGTGAAGGCCGAGGTGGCCCCCAGCTGA
- the SIRT6 gene encoding NAD-dependent protein deacetylase sirtuin-6 isoform X3, which yields MSVNYAAGLSPYADKGKCGLPEIFDPPEELERKVRELAQLVWRSSSVVFHTGAGISTASGIPDFRGPHGVWTMEERGLAPKFDTTFESARPTQTHMALVQLERVGLLRFLVSQNVDGLHVRSGFPRDKLAELHGNMFVEECVKCKTQYVRDTVVGSMGLKATGRLCTVAKARGLRACRGELRDTILDWEDALPDRDLTLADEASRSGPAGTCPLPPSAEEADWSLSTFSPRSTTAMLTCVSMATWTRS from the exons ATGTCGGTGAATTACGCGGCGGGACTGTCGCCGTACGCGGACAAGGGCAAGTGTGGCCTCCCCGAG ATCTTCGACCCTCCTGAGGAGTTGGAGCGGAAGGTGCGGGAGCTGGCGCAGCTGGTCTGGCGGTCCTCCAGCGTGGTGTTCCACACAGGTGCCGGCATCAGCACCGCCTCGGGCATCCCTGACTTCAG GGGCCCCCATGGCGTCTGGACAATGGAGGAGCGGGGCCTGGCCCCCAAATTCGACACCACGTTCGAGAGCGCGCGGCCCACGCAGACGCACATGGCGCTGGTGCAGCTGGAGCGCGTGGGCCTGCTCCGCTTCCTGGTCAGCCAGAACGTGGACGGGCTGCACGTGCGCTCCGGCTTCCCCAG GGACAAGCTGGCAGAGCTCCACGGAAACATGTTTGTAGAGGAGTGTGTCAAGTGTAAGAC GCAGTACGTCCGGGACACTGTCGTGGGCAGCATGGGCCTCAAGGCCACGGGCCGGCTCTGCACTGTGGCCAAGGCGAGGGGTCTGCGGGCCTGCAG GGGGGAGCTGCGAGATACCATCCTGGACTGGGAGGACGCCCTGCCTGACCGGGACCTCACTCTCGCTGATGAGGCCAGCAG ATCCGGCCCAGCGGGAACCTGCCCCTTGCCACCAAGCGCCGAGGAGGCCGACTGGTCATTGTCAACCTTCAGCCCACGAAGCAC GACCGCCATGCTGACCTGCGTATCCATGGCTACGTGGACGAGGTCATGA